A region of Procambarus clarkii isolate CNS0578487 chromosome 22, FALCON_Pclarkii_2.0, whole genome shotgun sequence DNA encodes the following proteins:
- the LOC138367535 gene encoding TATA-binding protein-associated factor 2N-like encodes MSGDRGNMSGGRGNMSGGRGNMSGGRGNIPGGRGNMSGDRGNIPGGRGNMSGDRGNMSGDRGNIPGDHGNIPGGRGNMSGGRGNMSGGRGNIPGDRGNIPGDRGNIPGDRGNMSGGRGNMSGDRGNMSGDRGNIPGGRGNIPGDRGNMSGDRGNMSGDRGNMSGDRGNIPGDRGNMSGDRGNMSGDRGNMSGDRGNIPGDRRFPHCPLGRPAPLSTWFQHRRRVGNSVF; translated from the exons ATGTCTGGTGACCGTGGGAATATGTCTGGTGGCCGTGGGAATATGTCTGGTGGCCGTGGGAATATGTCTGGTGGCCGTGGGAATATACCTGGTGGCCGTGGGAATATGTCTGGTGACCGTGGGAATATACCTGGTGGCCGTGGGAATATGTCTGGTGACCGTGGGAATATGTCTGGTGACCGTGGGAATATACCTGGTGACCATGGGAATATACCTGGTGGCCGTGGGAATATGTCTGGTGGCCGTGGGAATATGTCTGGTGGCCGTGGGAATATACCTGGTGACCGTGGGAATATACCTGGTGACCGTGGGAATATACCTGGTGACCGTGGGAATATGTCTGGTGGCCGTGGGAATATGTCTGGTGACCGTGGGAATATGTCTGGTGACCGTGGGAATATACCTGGTGGCCGTGGGAATATACCTGGTGACCGTGGGAATATGTCTGGTGACCGTGGGAATATGTCTGGTGACCGTGGGAATATGTCTGGTGACCGTGGGAATATACCTGGTGACCGTGGGAATATGTCTGGTGACCGTGGGAATATGTCTGGTGACCGTGGGAATATGTCTGGTGACCGTGGGAATATACCTGGTGACC gtcggttcccacactgtccgctcggccgaccggctcccctttccacatggttccagcaccgtcgcagaGTCGGTAATAGTGTTTTCTAA
- the LOC138367536 gene encoding uncharacterized protein — MLLRHESTWVVNGTIVDESTWVVNGTSVDESTWVVNGTIVDESTWVVNGTSVDESTWVVNGTIVDESTWVVNGTIVDESTWVVNGTSVDESTWVVNGTSVDESTWVVNGTSVDEST, encoded by the exons ATGTTATTGAGAC ATGAATCTACATGGGTTGTTAATGGGACGATTGTAGATGAATCTACATGGGTTGTTAATGGGACGAGTGTAGATGAATCTACATGGGTTGTTAATGGGACGATTGTAGATGAATCTACATGGGTTGTTAATGGGACGAGTGTAGATGAATCTACATGGGTTGTTAATGGGACGATTGTAGATGAATCTACATGGGTTGTTAATGGGACGATTGTAGATGAATCTACATGGGTTGTTAATGGGACGAGTGTAGATGAATCTACATGGGTTGTTAATGGGACGAGTGTAGATGAATCTACATGGGTTGTTAATGGGACGAGTGTAGATGAATCTACATGA